The Clostridium botulinum BKT015925 genome includes the window TTCAATTAAATCATACGAAAAATAGTGCCATAGCACCATGGCTATCTTTTTCATATTCTGAACTGCTGCTGTAAGTAAGCATTGCTCGGAAACATTTTTAATTCCTCGCATGCGACAATAGCGCAGCCCATGTAATTCTTTTGAATCAGCAAAGCTACGCTCAATTTTTTCTTTACGTTTTTTATAAATACTTTTACCTTTTTCAGTTTTAGTAAATGCAAAAATTTGATCCTTATAATCTTCCCAAACATGACGACGTATAGTTCTGTTAATTGATTTATCAGATGTTAAGCAATTATTTTTATATTTGCATGAAGCACATTCATCCGCATTACTAACATATTCTTTATATCCGCTTCTTGTAGTGGTTTTGTATTTTAAAAAGAAGTTATTCATACATACATATCCATCTAATTCTTTAATATATTGAAATCTATATTTAGTATACTTTTCTTTAACATGAGGTCCTAAACGGAAACCAAAAACACCTTGATAATTTTTTTCTGAAACTTGCTTACAAATAGGATTTGTAGAATAACCAGCATCAGCTACTAAATACTTTGTATTAAAATTAAACTTTTTTATTTGCGTCTCTATTCTTTTAACATAAGGATCTACATCATTAATATTACCTGGAGTTACATGAACATCAGTTATAATATTATATTTTCCGTCAACAGTTCTATGATCTAAATAAAAAAAACCTTTTGGTTTTCCGTCCCTAACCATATATCCACTGTCTGGATCAGTTGTACTTACTTTTATTTCTTTGGTTTCAGATGTTTTTAGGTCTTTTTTTAGAGGCTTTTTATTATGATTAATTCTATCTTTATTAATATCTTTTTCTAATTCATCAAAGTATTCCTTTGTAGATTTAGTTATTTCTTTTTTTATAAGTTTATGTTTATTAGCGTTAGCTTTTAGATGGGTAGAATCAGTGTATAAAATTTTGCCATCGACTAAATTTCTATTAATCGCTTGAAATACAATGTTATCAAATATTTCTTGATGTATATTTGTATCATTGAATCTCTTTGTTCTATTTTGACTTATGGTAGAATGGCTTGGTATTTTATCAGTAAGTCCATATCCTAAGAACCACCTATAAGCTACATTTACTTGTATTTCCTTTACGAGCTGACGCTCAGAGCGTATACCGAATAGGTATCCAATAAAAAGCATTTTAAATAATACAACTGGATCTACTGATGGTCTACCATTGTCAGGACAATATAAATCCTTAGTTAAATCTCGTATAAACGAAAAGTCTATGAATTTATCTATTTTTCTAAGTATATGATTTTCTGGTACTAAGTTTTCTATATAAACCAGTTCTAATTGATTTTGTTTTCTCTCATTATTAGTAAGCATTTTGCCTCCGTAGGAGCCCTAACGGGCTAAATAATTTATTGGTCTAAATATATATTCTACAGAAGTAGGAGATATCCTTTTTGTAATAAATGTAAAAAGGCTGTTGACAAATTATGTTTATCA containing:
- a CDS encoding IS1182-like element ISCbo5 family transposase (programmed frameshift) — its product is MLTNNERKQNQLELVYIENLVPENHILRKIDKFIDFSFIRDLTKDLYCPDNGRPSVDPVVLFKMLFIGYLFGIRSERQLVKEIQVNVAYRWFLGYGLTDKIPSHSTISQNRTKRFNDTNIHQEIFDNIVFQAINRNLVDGKILYTDSTHLKANANKHKLIKKEITKSTKEYFDELEKDINKDRINHNKKPLKKDLKTSETKEIKVSTTDPDSGYMVRDGKPKGFFYLDHRTVDGKYNIITDVHVTPGNINDVDPYVKRIETQIKKFNFNTKYLVADAGYSTNPICKQVSEKNYQGVFGFRLGPHVKEKYTKYRFQYIKELDGYVCMNNFFLKYKTTTRSGYKEYVSNADECASCKYKNNCLTSDKSINRTIRRHVWEDYKDQIFAFTKTEKGKSIYKKRKEKIERSFADSKELHGLRYCRMRGIKNVSEQCLLTAAVQNMKKIAMVLWHYFSYDLIEIYTKSLHKTSNFLMLSHKRYLTKVKASNYMEAF